In a single window of the Pseudomonas sp. B21-015 genome:
- a CDS encoding methyl-accepting chemotaxis protein, whose translation MFNSDQQASRTSSVAAAINELGAAAQEIAQNAALASQHSSDARALAEDGQQVVDKTIAAMQQLSAKISDSCGNIETLNSNTVNIGQILEVITSISQQTNLLALNAAIEAARAGEAGRGFAVVADEVRNLAHRTQDSAQQVQKMIEELQVGAREAVSTMTDSQHQSESSVGIANQAGERLGSVTQRIGEIDGMNQSVATATEEQTAVVESINVDITEINTLNQEGVENLQSTLRACADLEQQAARLKQLVGSFRI comes from the coding sequence ATGTTCAACTCCGACCAGCAAGCTTCGCGCACCAGCAGTGTGGCAGCGGCGATCAACGAACTGGGCGCCGCCGCCCAGGAAATCGCCCAGAACGCCGCCCTCGCCTCCCAGCACTCCAGCGACGCGCGGGCCCTGGCCGAAGACGGTCAGCAAGTAGTGGATAAAACCATCGCCGCCATGCAGCAACTGTCAGCGAAGATCAGCGATTCGTGCGGCAACATCGAAACGCTCAACAGCAACACGGTGAACATCGGTCAGATTCTGGAAGTGATCACCAGCATCTCGCAACAGACCAACCTGCTGGCGCTCAATGCGGCCATCGAGGCGGCCCGTGCCGGTGAAGCCGGCCGTGGTTTTGCCGTGGTCGCCGATGAGGTGCGCAACCTCGCCCACCGCACTCAGGATTCGGCGCAGCAAGTGCAGAAGATGATCGAGGAGCTGCAAGTCGGCGCCCGAGAAGCGGTCAGCACCATGACCGACAGCCAGCACCAGAGCGAAAGCAGCGTCGGCATCGCCAACCAGGCCGGCGAACGCTTGGGCAGCGTGACGCAGCGCATCGGTGAGATTGACGGGATGAACCAGTCGGTGGCCACCGCGACCGAAGAGCAGACGGCCGTGGTTGAGTCGATCAACGTCGACATCACCGAAATCAATACGCTGAATCAGGAAGGTGTGGAGAACTTGCAGTCGACCTTGCGTGCGTGTGCCGACCTTGAGCAGCAGGCGGCGCGATTGAAGCAGTTGGTGGGTAGCTTCAGGATCTAA
- a CDS encoding DUF3999 domain-containing protein, which yields MSQKLNLGWWGAVVLGVTLSAGAQEKPADFAAQVPLSVSGEGPWYRLELPLGVQLKARQTDLSDLRVFNAAGEAQAYALAREPAQTRENRTQTDVKWFPLYNSADATEHAPSVRVQSNTNGTLIEVQPSSQLEAGEEELRGWLLDASSIKAPLQQLILDWTSERDGFQRFSIEASDDLQHWQSWGEGQVARLTFADERVEQHEVGLPGQSARYLRLLWNSPQSAPMLTSAQLESASPRTLPLPLVWSQPLAGTSVKAGEYIWQLPMGLNVQRLQIELSQPNSLAPVTLSGRRETSLPWQPLTSGLLYRLTQNGQDVVQNELQLSGQTVQQLKLTVDERGGGLGAEAPTVRFAVRSTQLVFLARGAGPYTLALGSATVKAASLPLSTLIPDYSAAKLATLGKATVDGAAVVIPVATAPALVGMNWKKFGLWAVLLLSVLFLGGMAFSLLRKPAAKP from the coding sequence TTGAGTCAGAAGCTGAACCTGGGCTGGTGGGGTGCTGTGGTGCTGGGTGTGACGCTGTCGGCCGGCGCTCAGGAGAAACCGGCGGACTTTGCCGCACAGGTGCCGTTGTCCGTGAGTGGCGAGGGCCCGTGGTATCGCCTGGAATTGCCCTTGGGCGTGCAATTGAAAGCGCGACAGACCGATCTCAGCGATCTACGCGTCTTCAATGCGGCCGGTGAGGCTCAGGCGTACGCCCTGGCCCGGGAACCCGCGCAGACCCGCGAAAACCGCACGCAAACCGACGTGAAGTGGTTTCCGTTGTATAACTCGGCGGATGCCACCGAACATGCGCCGAGTGTGCGCGTGCAATCGAACACCAACGGCACGTTGATCGAAGTGCAGCCGTCCAGCCAGTTGGAGGCGGGCGAAGAAGAGCTGCGCGGCTGGTTGCTCGATGCCAGCAGCATCAAGGCGCCGTTGCAGCAATTGATTCTCGACTGGACCAGCGAGCGCGACGGTTTCCAGCGTTTCAGCATCGAAGCCAGCGACGATTTGCAGCATTGGCAGTCGTGGGGTGAAGGGCAGGTGGCGCGTCTGACGTTTGCCGACGAACGGGTCGAGCAACATGAAGTCGGCCTGCCGGGGCAATCGGCGCGCTATTTGCGCTTGCTATGGAATTCGCCTCAGTCGGCGCCGATGCTGACGTCGGCGCAACTGGAAAGCGCCAGCCCACGCACCTTGCCGCTGCCGTTGGTCTGGTCGCAACCGTTGGCCGGCACCAGCGTGAAGGCTGGTGAGTACATCTGGCAATTGCCGATGGGATTGAACGTCCAGCGGCTGCAGATCGAGCTGAGTCAGCCCAACAGCCTGGCCCCGGTGACGTTGTCGGGGCGGCGGGAGACCAGCCTGCCGTGGCAACCGCTGACCAGCGGTTTGCTGTATCGCCTGACCCAGAATGGCCAGGACGTGGTGCAGAACGAATTGCAGTTGTCGGGCCAGACTGTGCAGCAATTGAAGCTGACGGTGGATGAGCGCGGCGGTGGCCTGGGCGCTGAAGCGCCAACCGTGCGGTTTGCCGTGCGCTCCACGCAACTGGTGTTCCTGGCGCGCGGGGCCGGGCCTTATACGCTGGCGCTGGGGAGTGCGACGGTGAAGGCGGCGAGCTTGCCGTTGTCGACGCTGATTCCGGATTACAGCGCGGCGAAGCTGGCGACGTTGGGCAAGGCGACGGTGGATGGAGCCGCAGTGGTGATCCCGGTGGCGACAGCGCCCGCGCTGGTGGGCATGAACTGGAAGAAGTTCGGGCTGTGGGCGGTGTTGTTGCTCAGTGTGCTGTTTCTGGGGGGCATGGCGTTCAGTTTGCTGCGCAAGCCTGCTGCTAAACCCTGA
- a CDS encoding lipocalin family protein — MKRLLIVLFAGLVLAGCATSGVDPLAPKTVNTVNLKRYQGTWYELARLPVYFQRNCAQSEAHYTLKPDGDMAVLNRCLTSDWQWEEAKGTAYPQVPGKADKLWVEFDTWFSRLIPGVAKGEYWVLYVSDDYKTAIVGDPGRRHLWLLSRTPTVNGVVREELLSKARQQGYDTTRLIWRTSDTKMAKTSN, encoded by the coding sequence ATGAAGCGGTTACTGATCGTTCTTTTTGCCGGCCTGGTATTGGCCGGCTGCGCCACTTCTGGCGTAGATCCGTTGGCACCCAAGACCGTCAACACGGTCAACCTCAAGCGCTACCAGGGAACCTGGTACGAGTTGGCGCGTCTGCCGGTGTATTTCCAGCGTAACTGTGCACAATCCGAGGCCCATTACACCCTCAAGCCTGATGGCGACATGGCAGTGCTGAATCGCTGCCTGACGTCGGACTGGCAATGGGAAGAGGCCAAAGGCACGGCTTATCCACAGGTGCCCGGCAAGGCTGACAAGCTCTGGGTCGAATTCGATACCTGGTTCTCGCGACTGATACCCGGTGTGGCGAAGGGAGAATACTGGGTGTTGTACGTCAGCGATGATTACAAGACCGCAATTGTCGGCGACCCGGGCCGGCGTCACCTCTGGCTGCTGTCACGGACCCCGACGGTCAATGGCGTGGTGCGCGAAGAACTGCTGAGCAAGGCGCGTCAGCAGGGGTATGACACGACGCGACTGATCTGGCGCACGTCGGATACCAAGATGGCGAAGACTTCGAATTAG
- a CDS encoding DUF924 family protein — MTAPWQPLLEWWFGSFESPNEIAADKGKLWFGKRDSQDLEARMRFGDLVEQALAGGLTEWAQRPEGWLALVLLLDQLPRMIFRDTPKSFSGDLRAQALVAQGTAADFDRQLRPIQQVFIYLVFEHCENLAVQNEAVSRFLDLVEQQPEADRAVFADNLDYAERHQKIIARFGRFPHRNVVLGRESTAEELEFLSGPGSRF; from the coding sequence ATGACCGCGCCTTGGCAGCCGTTACTCGAATGGTGGTTCGGATCTTTCGAATCACCCAACGAAATAGCGGCTGACAAGGGCAAGTTATGGTTCGGCAAGCGTGACAGTCAGGACCTCGAAGCGCGGATGCGTTTCGGGGACCTGGTCGAGCAGGCACTGGCCGGTGGATTGACCGAGTGGGCGCAACGCCCCGAAGGTTGGCTGGCTCTGGTGCTGTTACTCGATCAACTGCCGCGTATGATCTTTCGCGATACCCCCAAATCCTTTTCCGGCGATCTCAGGGCTCAGGCACTGGTAGCGCAGGGCACTGCCGCGGATTTCGATCGGCAACTGCGACCGATCCAGCAGGTGTTTATCTACCTGGTGTTCGAGCATTGCGAAAATCTGGCCGTGCAGAACGAAGCGGTTTCGCGGTTTCTTGATCTGGTTGAACAGCAACCGGAGGCGGATCGGGCGGTGTTTGCCGATAACCTGGATTATGCCGAGCGGCATCAGAAGATCATTGCGCGGTTTGGGCGGTTTCCCCATCGCAATGTGGTGTTGGGGCGTGAGTCTACGGCTGAGGAGCTGGAGTTTCTTTCAGGTCCCGGATCCCGCTTCTAG
- the hutC gene encoding histidine utilization repressor — protein sequence MITQQIDSGNWPPHYRVPSESELVSQLGFSRMTINRALREMTADGLLVRMQGVGTFVAEPKSQSALFEVHNIADEIASRGHRHTCKVITLEEEAAGSERALALDMREGQKVFHSLIVHFENDIPVQIEDRFVNALVAPDYLKQDFTLQTPYAYLNQVAPLTEGEHVVEAILAEPSECKLLQIEKGEPCLLIRRRTWSGRQPVTAARLIHPGSRHRLEGRFHK from the coding sequence ATGATCACCCAGCAAATCGACAGTGGAAACTGGCCACCGCACTACCGCGTTCCGTCGGAAAGCGAGTTGGTCAGCCAGTTGGGTTTCAGCCGCATGACCATCAACCGCGCCCTGCGCGAGATGACTGCCGATGGCTTGCTGGTGCGTATGCAGGGTGTCGGTACGTTCGTCGCCGAGCCGAAAAGTCAGTCTGCCTTGTTTGAAGTGCACAACATCGCCGACGAGATCGCCTCCCGTGGCCATCGTCACACTTGCAAGGTGATCACCCTCGAAGAAGAGGCCGCCGGTTCCGAGCGGGCCCTGGCCCTGGACATGCGCGAAGGCCAGAAAGTGTTCCACTCGCTGATCGTGCATTTCGAAAACGATATTCCGGTGCAAATCGAAGACCGTTTCGTCAACGCGCTGGTGGCACCGGACTACCTCAAGCAAGACTTTACCCTGCAAACGCCTTACGCCTATCTGAATCAGGTTGCGCCGTTGACCGAAGGCGAGCACGTGGTCGAAGCGATTCTGGCTGAGCCGTCCGAGTGCAAGTTGCTGCAGATTGAAAAGGGCGAGCCGTGCCTGCTGATTCGTCGCCGCACCTGGTCCGGCCGTCAGCCAGTGACCGCCGCCCGTTTGATCCACCCCGGTTCCCGTCATCGTCTGGAAGGACGGTTTCATAAATAA
- a CDS encoding formimidoylglutamate deiminase, with product MSAFFAERALLPSGWANNVRLEVSADGVLTHVQADSHADGAERLSGPLLPGMPNLHSHAFQRAMAGLAEVAGNPNDSFWTWRDLMYRLVGKISPDQLGVIARQLYIEMLKAGYTSVAEFHYVHHDNNGQPYADPAELALRISQAASSAGIGLTLLPVLYSHSGFGGQAPNEGQRRFINSTENYLKLQSRLQPILAQQPAQSLGLCFHSLRAVTPQQISEVLAASDKQCPVHIHIAEQQKEVDDCLSWSGRRPLQWLYENTEVDQRWCLVHATHANPEEVTLMAKSRAIAGLCLTTEANLGDGIFPAVDFLAQGGRMGIGSDSHVSLSVVEELRWLEYGQRLRDQRRNRLYGADQPMVGRTLYDAALDGGAQALGQPIGGLEVGKRADWLVLDGNDPYLATASGDGILNRWLFAGGDRQVRDVLVNGQWVVRDGRHAGEEESNRAFTQVLRDLLG from the coding sequence ATGTCCGCCTTCTTTGCCGAACGCGCGCTGCTGCCTAGTGGATGGGCCAACAATGTACGTCTTGAGGTCAGCGCCGATGGCGTACTGACCCATGTCCAGGCCGATTCCCACGCAGATGGCGCCGAACGGTTGAGCGGCCCGCTGCTGCCGGGGATGCCGAATTTACACTCCCACGCCTTCCAGCGGGCCATGGCCGGGCTGGCGGAAGTGGCGGGAAATCCGAACGACAGTTTCTGGACCTGGCGTGATTTGATGTACCGTCTGGTCGGAAAAATCAGCCCGGACCAACTCGGCGTCATCGCCCGTCAGCTGTACATCGAAATGCTCAAGGCCGGCTACACCTCGGTCGCGGAGTTTCATTACGTACATCACGACAATAACGGCCAGCCTTATGCAGACCCGGCCGAACTGGCGCTGCGCATCAGCCAGGCGGCCAGCTCTGCCGGTATCGGGTTGACCCTTTTGCCCGTGCTCTACAGCCACTCCGGTTTCGGTGGCCAGGCCCCGAATGAAGGCCAGCGCCGCTTTATCAACAGCACCGAAAACTACCTGAAACTTCAGTCGCGCTTGCAGCCGATCCTGGCGCAGCAACCGGCGCAGTCGCTCGGCCTGTGTTTCCACTCGTTACGCGCGGTCACACCGCAGCAGATCAGCGAAGTGCTGGCGGCCAGCGACAAGCAGTGCCCGGTACACATTCACATTGCCGAACAGCAGAAAGAAGTCGACGACTGCCTGAGCTGGAGCGGTCGTCGTCCGCTGCAATGGCTGTACGAAAACACCGAAGTCGATCAGCGCTGGTGCCTGGTCCACGCCACTCACGCCAACCCGGAAGAAGTCACGCTCATGGCCAAAAGCCGCGCCATCGCCGGCCTGTGCCTGACCACCGAAGCCAACCTCGGTGACGGGATTTTCCCGGCGGTGGACTTCCTGGCTCAGGGTGGGCGCATGGGCATCGGTTCCGACAGCCATGTGTCGTTGAGCGTGGTGGAAGAGTTGCGCTGGCTGGAATATGGCCAGCGTCTGCGCGATCAGCGGCGTAATCGGTTGTATGGCGCGGATCAGCCGATGGTCGGCCGCACGCTGTACGACGCGGCGCTGGATGGCGGTGCCCAGGCATTGGGCCAACCGATTGGTGGCCTGGAAGTCGGCAAACGTGCCGACTGGCTGGTGCTGGACGGCAACGATCCGTACCTGGCGACAGCCAGTGGCGACGGAATTCTCAATCGGTGGTTGTTTGCCGGCGGCGATCGCCAGGTGCGGGATGTGCTGGTCAACGGCCAATGGGTCGTGCGTGACGGGCGACATGCCGGTGAAGAAGAAAGCAACCGCGCATTCACCCAAGTCCTGCGCGACCTCTTGGGCTGA
- a CDS encoding class 1 fructose-bisphosphatase, with protein sequence MSRVTLSRYLIEQTRSNNTPADLRFLIEVVARACKEINHAVSKGALGGVLGSMGTENVQGEVQKKLDVISNEILLEANEWGGHLAGMASEEMDNAYQIPGKYPKGAYLLVFDPLDGSSNIDINAPVGTIFSVLRCPNEYLTQNEPLNEKAFLQPGTQQVAAGYAIYGPQTMLILTLGDGVKGFTLDREMGSFVLTHENITIPETTQEFAINASNQRHWEAPVQRYVGELLAGDEGPLKKNYNMRWVAAMVADVHRILNRGGLFMYPRDSREPSKPGKLRLMYEANPMSFLVEQAGGASTDGHQRILDIQPEGLHQRVAVFLGSKEEVARVTAYHKE encoded by the coding sequence ATGTCCCGCGTTACCCTGAGTCGCTATTTGATTGAGCAGACCCGCAGCAACAACACTCCTGCCGATCTGCGCTTCCTGATCGAAGTGGTGGCGCGTGCCTGCAAGGAGATCAACCACGCCGTGTCCAAAGGCGCCCTGGGTGGCGTTCTGGGCAGCATGGGCACTGAAAACGTCCAGGGCGAAGTGCAGAAGAAGCTCGACGTAATCTCCAACGAGATCCTGCTCGAAGCCAACGAATGGGGCGGTCACCTGGCCGGCATGGCGTCCGAAGAAATGGACAATGCCTACCAGATCCCGGGCAAATACCCGAAAGGCGCGTACCTGCTGGTATTCGACCCGCTGGACGGTTCGTCGAACATCGACATCAACGCCCCGGTCGGCACCATCTTCTCGGTACTGCGTTGCCCGAACGAATACCTGACCCAGAACGAACCCTTGAATGAAAAGGCCTTCCTGCAGCCAGGTACCCAGCAAGTGGCCGCCGGTTATGCGATCTACGGTCCGCAGACCATGCTGATCCTGACTTTGGGTGACGGCGTGAAAGGCTTCACCCTGGACCGTGAAATGGGCAGCTTCGTATTGACCCACGAAAACATCACCATTCCTGAAACCACCCAGGAATTTGCCATCAACGCGTCCAACCAGCGTCACTGGGAGGCACCGGTACAGCGCTACGTCGGCGAATTGCTGGCAGGCGACGAAGGCCCGCTGAAAAAGAACTACAACATGCGCTGGGTTGCCGCGATGGTCGCCGACGTGCACCGCATCCTGAACCGTGGTGGCCTGTTCATGTACCCACGCGACAGCCGCGAGCCGTCCAAGCCGGGCAAACTGCGTCTGATGTACGAAGCCAACCCGATGTCGTTCCTGGTGGAGCAAGCCGGCGGCGCCTCCACCGACGGCCACCAGCGCATCCTCGACATCCAGCCGGAAGGCCTGCACCAGCGTGTTGCGGTGTTCCTCGGTTCGAAAGAAGAAGTTGCCCGCGTCACGGCTTACCACAAGGAGTAA
- a CDS encoding HutD family protein: MGQLKVLRAEDYPRMPWKNGGGSTEEITRDTGVGLDGFGWRLSIADIGESGGFSTFAGYERVITVLQGEGMTLRVDGQDTRALLPLDPFAFSGESHVFCALLGGPIRDFNLIYAPDRYRARLQWLEGKQRFFSEAGTLLVFSVSEALEVKVGNSASQLGRHDCLQLDGNAGLLDISIKGQCCVIELIAR; this comes from the coding sequence ATGGGTCAGTTGAAGGTTTTACGCGCTGAAGATTACCCGCGCATGCCGTGGAAAAACGGCGGCGGCAGCACCGAAGAAATCACCCGCGATACCGGTGTGGGCCTTGATGGTTTTGGCTGGCGCCTGTCGATTGCCGACATCGGCGAGTCGGGCGGGTTTTCCACTTTTGCCGGTTATGAGCGGGTGATCACCGTGCTGCAAGGCGAGGGCATGACCTTGCGCGTCGATGGTCAGGACACGCGGGCGTTGTTACCGCTGGACCCGTTTGCTTTCAGTGGCGAGAGTCACGTGTTCTGCGCATTGCTCGGCGGACCGATTCGCGATTTCAACCTGATTTATGCGCCGGATCGTTACCGCGCGCGGTTGCAGTGGCTGGAAGGTAAGCAGCGGTTTTTTAGTGAGGCCGGGACTCTGCTGGTATTCAGTGTCAGTGAAGCGCTTGAAGTGAAGGTCGGTAACAGCGCATCGCAACTCGGTCGCCATGATTGCCTGCAACTGGATGGTAACGCCGGGCTGCTGGATATCTCTATCAAGGGTCAGTGCTGTGTGATCGAGCTGATTGCGCGCTGA